The following DNA comes from Astatotilapia calliptera chromosome 6, fAstCal1.2, whole genome shotgun sequence.
AAGTGATGAGGGAACTATCTGCACACCAGCTACTGCACCATCAAACAAACACATCATTACAGTGTAAATTCAGTGCTTGAAATACAGCTCATGTGTTTGATATAAGGCTGTGAAataggaataaataaaaaataaataataataaaagatttttaaaaataaaataagcaaagGGTTAAAAATGATGTCAGCTACGAGGATGACATCATGGGTTTGGATTCACCAACAGAGGCAATGTTTCCCTCTTTCTATGACATGATGGAGTGAGCAGATAtatttggaaaaaataaaaaataaatgtggaaaTAACTGTATTGGAAACAGGTGTGAATAGAAAATATCCACTGATTGTAATAATGTCACTATAACAGTTGTTAATTATTGAGCAGGTCATGGAAGAGATCTCAGAACCGCTAATCAACATCTGCATCGCATCAACAGGAAATGAGTCATGTTGTGCTGTAACTGCAGATACACATCACTAGAAATATGTTATTAGAAAAGTTCTGAGATAAACATAAATTACTCTCTGACAATCAATACAGATTCAGATCACACAGTTACACATCACCAGCATTAACTGACTCAATGAGATTACAGGTACAGTATGCATGAGTCTTTCtagagcaggggtcggcaacattctgatgatgagtgcatcTAAACTTTCCTCAgaggtcagtgtgccatatgattgcattagcaataaatgtaataatgctCTATatcaacagttacacactagatagaaccactttataggattatatttgttcacagatgttggcagctgtcagctacttagaaaaggatcctggtgttatttgtctctcagaaacagttcataacttcaactcattcatgtcctaaaaggtaaacctgtttctccatcacagctctgatggttcagtaaggacatctcctggtttcatcttcatgtttccctctcaccacatatccaaaccgacatcatgaccagcagctttacagctgtggctccagcaaacatcagctgatactagaaattaatattaaataaattctaacaacagctgatcaagcttaaacgtgctgctgttgtttagcgcgacatcgctggtttcctctttctggtgcaaagtgggcgataaacaaagaagagagaaaagcagatcagctgatcattgatcagtttcatgattgaagtagaaacaggagagaagaagagtcagctgtgcagcgtaacgacagaataaatccagctttgtgtcttttttcattctagctgaagtccgggacaaactgttccttttcagctcaacacgaaacgcgtaatattttctctgaatacgagacgattctgtttttcacgggacggttggcaactctgctaactaaccttatgaataaagttcactatcagtaacatcatagcacccaaccagctgtatagaaactccgtcatgctagctagtagcagtacgagttattgtaactgacagtaaaaagtcagcacagctaaaataaactccacctgaacttggtttatatctgacccagagagactgcaggtcataacttcttacctgatgttcagttcacctgacactcggccGCCtcaggtctctcctcctgcctcacctttctctcatccacctgttgcctctgtggaagctccgccacagccaccaccaaacaactgagttatttttacacatctgccagcatctggccaatccaccacctctcattgtttatactgttataaaaaaacaaaaaaaaaaacaaccatcgGGCCacccagtccagctatggtcgtgccatcaatTATCCTGGCACGCgtgcctagggttgccgacccctgttcTAGAGGGAGGGGtgaaattattgttatttaagcGAAACACTGTGACAGGAAATGACAGGAAGTTGAGAGAATATTCCTCATTAAGCTTGGAAATTTCTTGTGATGTCCCCCAGGGGTGGTCTGTAATGGAGCCAATACTGTTCATTGTTTATATTATGTGATGGACCGAgttgaaaaacaggaggagtcccaggaattattagaaaaatatagtttccatttatttaacccccaaaaattatatttacaagactaataaatgttgagctcataaaagaggtcaaagaaacaaaactgaactcaggcaAAGACTGCAACcttaacaaaccaaatgactgcccaaacatacataattgacctaaacatgaatgacatacaagggtatatataatggctgatcagaccattgtgacacatgaggggtaacaaacaaaacacaatcataaatcacaaacgatgcagtacaatctagtttgttaataaactaaacactaaagaagaaaatcaaaaaccccattaaaccctaaactcaaatatttaattaaatacaaatactttgtttttaaagtaaagaaaacacacattcccccttcagcaggaagtggtggtgtgGTCCAATTATCTTCCTttgtatttaatggtttcaaacccTGGCTACCATCTTCTGTCCAGCAACTCCCAGGGATGATGgcaggtaagaaataaaaagacaaaagttagtcagaaagcaaagaaatttagtatgaatacataagtaaactaaatgtgcgcgcttacaaatagaacagatgtatccaaaccaatcaatGAAGTTATTGGCAACTAAaatgtagtgatgggcagatgaagccccatgaagcactgaagcttttcatccaattggttcaccccaacgcgaagcttcttgaagcttcatttgctctagcaggacacctactggacgtaaaaataatagctggcatgaatttgaagagtgtggcattttgcacacagcctgtaaatgtcaacaacaaaaggagtgtgtaaaacatgtatattgtagtgatggcagtatactgtgtatatttatactggcagtatgggaaatgattatttggaaatgcttaaaatggaaacgATCATTtcctgtgaggtgaggtgtgggtggggtgtggacagtagttgtgcttttgtaacgttgaggtatggacagctacacactgaggctttgagcctcagtcctgcctgttcacattttattctgtaaaaactaaattttcactgcttttatgacctttttagtggggagaacatagctaggatttaatgatttaacaaatcttttgaatcctttgtcctccacaatgctaaatggctgggagtcctcgatcaccatggtaaccaggtcttcatctatttgagattgttctcctgaggaaagacaataaagataaagcacaaatataaatatcacacacgtaacttataacagttgtataatattgttatatcatttagtaacattactgcatcctatattatcattgcatttgatggctcacctggtcttgctccacgatcggtgttccccttattctcatgcaaagctctgtagtgcctaagcatggatgaggtgttgttgttatatcccagctccctggcacatagcaaacacttcaccttgtacaaaagtacagacagctcaacataaattgtattgcaccatcagtatcatgaaaatacatcttctgtagaaatttacataccttgttgggaggaataagatcaaaatgttcccacacaggggaggacatcctcctcttcttagctggctccattctctcctgactttctctcctcactctcataaacctccaaactgtctctaactctcactaacaactctccatcaaacacccacattttgaatgtagtctgaggggtttatatcgctgtcaaagttcgaaccacttcctgaaccagtcacgtggtacagccgggcagcgaggcttcggacgtcatcattttcagctcctcccataaatgaagcaagcctcgatacgcgcttcgcggaaacgccccctccattactcgacacacgtttcgaagcctcgatacagaacgtcacatcagtggttcccaaactttttttgctgggcccccctttgtttcacaagaaaaatgccccccccccccacaaaacaaaaaaaccttcctccaaccacacgcccatattttgctccattgctgtttatttcacacctcaaacatttagtgaacaattaagcaaatacaagtaatctgcaggaAGTAATAacataaactactaactctgtcacgctgcgtccgcacctacacgggtgattttgaacacgcagctgtttcgtccacgtaaACGATATTTCGATTCAccgaaaacagattttttaaaactcctttttttgcgtttccgtgtggacgaggaatacagagttcgtcacgcagcgtcaaaggtatgtgcctttttccacgtcacgctgtggccacgttattgtttacatgagatgaactgCAGAAttacggaagcgtagagctgccacccaggcaaaagaaaaatacaagtgtatcacgttataacgtgaaaggtttattgttctaacaagatacttttcctgtttgtacaatatactatcatgtttgtacaatatacttttcacgtttgaacaacataatatcacgttattacaatatacataattatcacgttcgtacaatataattatcacgttcgtacaatataatatttatattgtacgaacgtgataattatatTGTTTGAACAATAAAATTTTCACGTTATAACATATTTTATTGTTCGAGCATGATATATTGCCGTAAAGATACGGAAGTGTAAAACATAGTGAAGTGGGTGACAGTGCAGATCAGAGTGCGAGAAAATGGCTCGtttattggaattaattaaGTTCTATTTTATGCTTGGATTGAGGCATGGGGAGATTTTGCTGTTATTGAGCAGTTTGGACAGTATTGTGATAAGCATGCGGACACTTAGAAGAAACCTAAAACGCATGGGACTGTACAGGAGAAAGAATGAGTCCGATCCGATTGAGGTGGCACGATTTCTTATTGATCAACTGGAGGGACATGGGAGGCTCCATGGATACAAACTACATCACCTGAACTGCATTCAGGCAGGTTATGTTGTCACGCAGAGTACTGTGAGACATTTACTGAAATATCTTGACCCTTACGGTGTTGAGCAACGACGCAGAAATCGCCTAATGCGACGCACGTATGTAAATCCTGGACCAAATTTCATGTGGCATGTTGACTCCTATGACAAACTGAAGCCTTTTGGAATCTGTATAAATGGAGCTATTGATGGGTTTTCGAGAGTTATGATTTGGCTTCATGCCTATTCAACAAACAATGATCCCAAAGTCATTGCTGGATATTTCATAGCAGAAGTTGAAAAGAGGATGGGAACACCTGCTAGGATTCGCTCTGATTTGGGAACAGAAAATGTCATAATGGCCGAGATGCAACGATT
Coding sequences within:
- the LOC113024797 gene encoding uncharacterized protein LOC113024797; this translates as MARLLELIKFYFMLGLRHGEILLLLSSLDSIVISMRTLRRNLKRMGLYRRKNESDPIEVARFLIDQLEGHGRLHGYKLHHLNCIQAGYVVTQSTVRHLLKYLDPYGVEQRRRNRLMRRTYVNPGPNFMWHVDSYDKLKPFGICINGAIDGFSRVMIWLHAYSTNNDPKVIAGYFIAEVEKRMGTPARIRSDLGTENVIMAEMQRFLRWTMDPNVRNCFITGSSNHNQRIEGWWAFLRRHHAQHWINRLQELKDHDCFSGCFLDKQLILFTCLNVIEEELQQVAHMWNTHIIRRSRNAVAPSGRPILMYTIPHLFGGQDHLKEVSREAVDACKQEGQQRGPYTCDETVFSLCCLIMSENFLLPPSTADESIELYLFLRAYILKDL